The proteins below come from a single Zhouia spongiae genomic window:
- the gyrB gene encoding DNA topoisomerase (ATP-hydrolyzing) subunit B translates to MSEEVTKKQYSADSIQALEGIEHVRMRPSMYIGDVGPRGLHHLVYEVVDNSIDEALAGHCDTIKVAINEDNSITVEDNGRGIPVDIHKKEGVSALEVVMTKIGAGGKFDKDSYKVSGGLHGVGVSCVNALSDHLKATVYRDGKIWEQEYERGKSLYPVKSVGETDLRGTVVTFKPDGTIFQQTLEYNYDTLASRMRELAFLNKGIKITLTDKRHKNDKGAYEGEEFHSEEGLKEFIKYLDGNREPIIADVVSMEGEKNGIPVEVAMVYNSSFSENLHSYVNNINTHEGGTHLSGFRRGLTTTLKKYADNSGMLDKLKFEISGDDFREGLTAIVSVKVAEPQFEGQTKTKLGNREVTSAVSQAVSEMLENYLEEHPNDAKTIVQKVILAAQARHAARKAREMVQRKTVMSGGGLPGKLSDCSEQDPERCEIFLVEGDSAGGTAKQGRDRNFQAILPLRGKILNVEKAMHHKVFENEEIKNIFTALGVTIGTEEDSKALNLEKLRYHKVVIMCDADVDGSHIATLILTFFFRYMKELIENGHVYIATPPLYLVKKGAKKEYAWNDKERDALAEQFGGSVNVQRYKGLGEMNAEQLWDTTMNPDFRTLRQVTIDNGSEADRIFSMLMGDEVPPRREFIEKNAAYANIDA, encoded by the coding sequence ATGAGTGAAGAAGTAACTAAAAAACAGTATTCGGCCGATAGTATACAAGCATTAGAGGGGATAGAACACGTACGTATGCGTCCTTCAATGTATATTGGTGATGTTGGTCCCCGCGGATTGCATCATTTGGTATATGAGGTTGTCGATAACTCGATAGATGAGGCATTGGCCGGACATTGTGATACGATTAAGGTAGCTATAAATGAAGATAACTCCATAACCGTAGAAGATAATGGTCGTGGTATCCCGGTTGATATTCATAAAAAAGAAGGTGTCTCTGCTCTTGAGGTTGTAATGACCAAAATAGGTGCGGGAGGTAAGTTTGACAAAGATTCGTATAAAGTTTCAGGAGGTTTGCACGGGGTTGGAGTATCGTGTGTGAATGCATTGTCTGATCATTTAAAAGCGACCGTATATCGCGATGGAAAGATTTGGGAGCAGGAGTACGAAAGGGGTAAATCCTTATATCCTGTTAAATCTGTTGGAGAAACGGATCTAAGAGGAACTGTGGTAACGTTTAAACCGGACGGAACAATTTTCCAGCAGACATTAGAATATAATTATGATACCCTGGCTTCCCGTATGCGCGAACTCGCATTCCTGAATAAAGGGATTAAGATAACCCTGACGGATAAACGCCATAAGAATGATAAAGGAGCGTATGAAGGAGAAGAGTTCCATTCGGAAGAAGGGCTGAAAGAGTTTATAAAATACTTAGACGGAAACCGTGAGCCTATTATTGCCGATGTGGTTTCTATGGAAGGAGAAAAGAATGGCATACCTGTTGAGGTGGCTATGGTATATAACTCATCTTTCAGCGAAAACCTGCATTCCTATGTGAATAATATTAATACGCATGAAGGGGGAACTCACCTTTCAGGTTTTAGAAGAGGGTTAACGACTACCTTGAAAAAATATGCAGATAATTCAGGGATGCTCGATAAGCTAAAGTTTGAAATTTCCGGAGATGATTTCCGTGAGGGACTGACGGCTATTGTTTCTGTAAAAGTAGCTGAACCCCAGTTTGAAGGTCAAACCAAGACAAAGTTAGGTAACAGGGAAGTAACTTCGGCTGTATCTCAGGCAGTATCTGAAATGTTGGAGAATTACCTCGAAGAGCATCCGAATGATGCTAAAACCATTGTGCAGAAAGTGATTTTGGCCGCTCAGGCCCGCCATGCGGCTCGAAAAGCCCGTGAAATGGTACAGCGTAAGACTGTGATGAGTGGTGGCGGCCTTCCGGGGAAATTATCTGACTGCTCAGAGCAGGACCCGGAAAGGTGCGAGATATTCCTGGTCGAGGGAGACTCGGCAGGGGGTACCGCCAAGCAGGGACGTGATAGAAATTTTCAGGCCATTTTACCATTAAGAGGTAAAATCCTGAATGTTGAAAAAGCGATGCACCATAAGGTTTTTGAAAATGAAGAGATCAAAAATATCTTTACAGCTCTGGGTGTTACTATCGGAACGGAAGAAGATAGTAAGGCGCTTAATCTGGAGAAATTACGTTACCATAAAGTTGTCATTATGTGTGATGCCGATGTCGATGGTTCTCACATTGCCACACTTATTCTGACTTTCTTTTTTAGGTATATGAAAGAACTTATAGAAAATGGTCACGTTTATATAGCTACTCCTCCGTTGTATTTAGTGAAAAAAGGAGCTAAGAAAGAGTATGCGTGGAATGACAAAGAGCGGGATGCACTTGCGGAACAGTTTGGAGGTTCGGTAAACGTTCAGCGATACAAAGGTCTTGGAGAGATGAACGCTGAGCAGTTGTGGGATACGACGATGAATCCTGATTTTAGGACTTTACGTCAGGTGACAATTGATAATGGTTCGGAAGCCGATAGGATTTTCTCAATGTTAATGGGAGATGAGGTACCGCCACGAAGAGAATTTATAGAAAAGAATGCAGCTTATGCGAATATAGATGCATAA
- a CDS encoding OmpW/AlkL family protein — translation MRKILFISFLVLGSMKLFAQNTSSKDYSKWQMRLRFISVTPNESANIEAIGGDVSISSSYVPELDFTYFITENWAAELILGTTNHDVEAKNTSVGNIDLGDVWLLPPTLTFQYHFTGGKAKPYLGAGVNYTIFYGADNGPVANDVSYDNSLGLAFQGGIDYALNNKWFLNFDIKHIRLQTDATVNATDALRATVNADVDINPFIIGIGLGLKF, via the coding sequence ATGAGAAAAATCCTTTTTATATCCTTTTTGGTTCTAGGTTCAATGAAGCTATTTGCTCAAAACACCTCATCTAAAGATTACAGCAAATGGCAGATGAGGCTTCGTTTTATTTCAGTCACCCCGAATGAAAGTGCAAATATTGAAGCTATTGGCGGAGATGTGTCCATTTCCAGCTCATACGTCCCTGAACTTGATTTTACTTATTTTATTACAGAGAATTGGGCAGCAGAGCTTATTCTGGGGACAACAAACCACGATGTTGAAGCAAAAAACACTTCTGTCGGAAATATCGATCTGGGTGATGTATGGCTACTCCCGCCTACCTTAACTTTTCAATACCATTTTACAGGCGGAAAAGCCAAACCTTATCTCGGTGCCGGGGTAAATTATACTATTTTCTACGGAGCAGACAACGGACCGGTGGCAAATGACGTATCGTACGACAATTCATTAGGACTTGCTTTTCAGGGAGGTATTGATTACGCCTTAAACAATAAATGGTTCCTTAATTTTGACATTAAGCATATACGGCTTCAAACTGATGCTACAGTGAACGCAACCGATGCTCTCAGGGCTACCGTAAATGCAGATGTAGACATAAATCCTTTCATTATAGGGATCGGTTTAGGATTGAAATTCTAA
- a CDS encoding DUF6588 family protein translates to MKKITTALFLCAGLMSNAQENINDLLAAGVNDAQRFTQDYLSPAGDGLMYGMNNGWFNSARVKPFLGFEISLIVNGSLIKDGKKSFVLDTSRYENLQFSDGSISKEVSTALGDIEGIEVFVDGGQPGTLDDAVFRLPSGLASEHINFIPTAVLQASIGLIKHTEVKVRLFPKTSYDDAAMTYYGFGVQHELSAWLPADKLLPVAVSGLISYSHLNGEYDFTETEVIAGENQRIQTKADTWMFGLIASTKLPVINFYGSIGYLAGKSDTDLLGTYVVEQGPFQSETIVDPFSVDSKVSGARVTLGTKLKLGFFRINADYTMAAFDSFNLGINFGFR, encoded by the coding sequence ATGAAGAAAATTACTACTGCACTTTTCCTTTGTGCTGGACTGATGTCGAATGCGCAGGAGAATATTAACGATTTATTGGCTGCCGGGGTGAATGACGCACAACGTTTTACTCAGGATTATCTGTCTCCCGCAGGCGATGGTTTAATGTACGGAATGAATAACGGGTGGTTTAATTCGGCAAGAGTTAAACCTTTTCTGGGCTTTGAGATTTCATTGATAGTGAACGGAAGCCTTATCAAGGATGGCAAAAAATCATTTGTTTTAGATACTTCCCGGTATGAAAATCTGCAATTTTCGGACGGAAGCATCAGTAAGGAGGTGTCAACGGCCCTTGGGGATATCGAAGGGATAGAGGTATTTGTAGATGGTGGTCAGCCCGGCACTCTGGATGATGCAGTCTTCCGGCTGCCATCCGGTTTGGCAAGTGAGCATATTAATTTTATCCCGACGGCGGTTTTACAGGCAAGTATCGGATTGATAAAACATACTGAAGTCAAGGTCAGGCTGTTCCCGAAAACCTCTTATGATGATGCGGCAATGACATATTATGGTTTTGGGGTGCAACATGAACTCTCAGCATGGCTGCCTGCTGATAAACTACTGCCGGTGGCCGTTTCCGGATTGATCTCGTATTCACATTTAAACGGAGAATACGATTTTACGGAAACTGAGGTTATTGCAGGTGAGAATCAACGCATACAAACCAAGGCAGATACCTGGATGTTTGGCCTGATTGCCTCTACTAAATTGCCCGTAATTAATTTTTATGGAAGCATAGGGTATCTTGCAGGAAAATCCGATACAGATTTGTTAGGTACTTATGTGGTTGAACAAGGACCGTTTCAGTCGGAAACAATTGTCGATCCTTTTTCAGTGGATAGTAAAGTTTCGGGGGCAAGGGTAACCCTCGGGACGAAATTAAAACTTGGGTTTTTCAGAATAAATGCAGATTATACGATGGCTGCATTTGATAGCTTTAATTTAGGAATTAATTTCGGATTCAGATAA
- the mdh gene encoding malate dehydrogenase: protein MKVTVVGAGAVGASCAEYIAIKDFASEVVLVDIKEGVAEGKAMDLMQTASLNGFDTKITGSTNDYTKTADSDVAVITSGIPRKPGMTREELIGINAGIVKSVTENLLQHSPNAIIIVVSNPMDTMTYLAHKVTGLPKNRIIGMGGALDSARFKYRLAEALEAPISDVDGMVIGGHSDTGMIPLTRLATRNSVPVSKFISEDRLNQVMEDTKVGGATLTKLLGTSAWYAPGAAVSAMVQAIACDQKKMFPCSAFLEGEYGLNDISIGVPVIIGKNGIEKIVEIELDEAEKAKLVSSAEAVSKTNGALSEVLK from the coding sequence ATGAAAGTTACAGTAGTAGGTGCTGGTGCCGTTGGTGCAAGTTGTGCCGAATACATTGCGATTAAAGATTTTGCATCCGAAGTTGTTTTGGTGGATATCAAAGAAGGGGTTGCTGAAGGAAAGGCAATGGACCTGATGCAGACAGCTTCATTAAATGGATTTGATACTAAGATCACAGGTTCAACAAACGATTATACGAAAACGGCTGACAGTGACGTGGCTGTGATTACCAGCGGTATTCCCCGCAAACCGGGTATGACCCGTGAGGAACTTATCGGAATTAATGCCGGGATAGTTAAATCTGTTACCGAAAACCTTTTACAACATTCACCAAATGCAATTATTATCGTTGTAAGTAACCCTATGGATACCATGACCTATTTGGCTCATAAAGTAACCGGGCTGCCTAAAAACAGAATCATAGGTATGGGTGGGGCTCTGGATAGTGCGCGTTTTAAATATAGACTGGCTGAAGCTTTGGAAGCCCCTATTTCTGATGTAGACGGTATGGTCATCGGAGGACATAGTGATACAGGTATGATTCCTTTAACCCGTTTGGCTACAAGGAACAGTGTTCCGGTATCGAAATTCATTTCTGAAGATCGTTTGAACCAGGTTATGGAAGATACAAAAGTGGGGGGGGCAACCCTTACTAAATTACTGGGAACCAGCGCATGGTATGCACCTGGTGCGGCTGTTTCAGCAATGGTACAGGCCATTGCGTGCGATCAGAAAAAAATGTTCCCTTGTTCGGCATTTTTAGAAGGAGAATACGGACTTAACGATATTTCTATAGGGGTTCCTGTTATCATTGGCAAAAATGGTATAGAAAAAATCGTAGAAATAGAACTGGACGAAGCAGAAAAAGCAAAGCTTGTTTCAAGTGCTGAAGCGGTTAGTAAAACCAACGGAGCACTTAGCGAAGTTTTGAAATAA
- the secDF gene encoding protein translocase subunit SecDF has product MQNKGLIRLFAILFGIVSIYQLSFTFIINKIEGEAEDFAINKISSDEDNYVAKREVEEASYLDSIGNQTVYNIGVASFTYNEAKEKELNKGLDLKGGINVILQISVKDILKGLANNSKDPVFNKALDEASEAAKNSQDTYLDLFFEKFSEVSAGSTKLASPDIFANKALSNDINFQMTDEEARPVIRRKVDESITSAFEVLRKRIDKFGVTQPNIQRLGTSGRILVELPGAKDIDRVKSLLQSTAQLEFWETFKADQILPYLVSADEILKGIVDAETVASEPVQEETEIDSLLSDISTDSLDVAQSNPLLSLMVQPGFQGSPVIATFALKDTAEVNGYLKMPQVVQARPAELKTAKLVWGKPAKDSELVELYALKSNREGIPPLSGSVITDASQSYDLGNRPSVSMQMDGKGARIWEELTGKAFREQGNIAIVLDDIVYSAPGVSSGPISGGNSEISGNFTLNEAIDLANVLRAGKLPASADIISSEVVGPSLGHEAINSGMMSFLIAMIIVLVWMIFYYGKAGIFSDIALSFNILLIFGVLAGLGAVLTLPGIAGIVLTIGMAVDANVIIYERIKEEVLKGKGKKQAIDDGFKNALSSILDANITTGLTALILLVFGTGPIQGFATTLLIGIITSLFTAIFVTRLLIEWYVEKKGRSLDFYTGATKNLFKNVNIDFLSKRKVAYIISGIALVISLGSLFSLGLNQGVDFVGGRSYQIRFEHPVNPSEIDAELDAVFGSTEVKTFGGPNQVKVTTKYKVDEEATEVDQEIQQKLYESLLKYLPEGTTYEQFLGGSEDAKIGILQSIKVGPTIADDIKKNAVWAILGSLAIVFMYILLRFTKWQFSLGAVAAVFHDVIIVLGIFSLTYKFMPFNMEIDQAFIAAILTVIGYSLNDTVIIFDRIREVINEKGWSAGNNVNFALNSTLGRTLNTSMTTLVVLITIFIFGGESLRGFMFAMIIGIGVGTYSSLFIATPVMYDTLKKSVTSGKKKEE; this is encoded by the coding sequence ATGCAAAACAAGGGACTTATTAGGCTTTTTGCTATTTTATTTGGTATCGTTAGTATCTATCAGCTATCGTTTACTTTTATAATCAATAAAATAGAAGGAGAGGCCGAAGATTTTGCTATCAACAAAATTTCTTCAGATGAAGACAATTATGTAGCAAAAAGAGAGGTAGAGGAAGCAAGTTATTTAGATTCTATTGGCAATCAGACAGTTTATAACATCGGTGTTGCCAGCTTTACTTACAATGAAGCAAAGGAGAAGGAGCTAAACAAAGGACTCGATCTTAAAGGAGGTATTAACGTAATTCTGCAGATTTCAGTTAAGGATATCTTGAAAGGATTGGCCAATAACTCAAAAGATCCTGTATTTAACAAGGCTCTGGATGAAGCCAGTGAAGCTGCAAAAAACAGTCAGGATACATATCTCGATCTGTTCTTCGAGAAATTTTCTGAGGTTTCTGCCGGAAGTACCAAGTTAGCTTCTCCTGATATTTTTGCAAATAAAGCACTGAGCAACGATATAAATTTCCAGATGACAGACGAGGAAGCGCGTCCTGTTATCCGTCGTAAAGTTGATGAGTCGATTACATCGGCTTTTGAAGTATTGCGTAAGCGTATCGATAAATTCGGGGTTACCCAGCCTAACATTCAGCGTTTAGGAACTTCAGGGAGAATCCTTGTCGAGCTTCCGGGAGCAAAGGACATTGATCGTGTAAAAAGTTTATTACAGAGCACAGCGCAATTAGAGTTCTGGGAAACATTCAAGGCAGATCAGATATTACCTTATCTGGTATCTGCTGACGAAATCCTTAAGGGTATTGTAGATGCTGAAACAGTAGCTTCAGAGCCGGTACAGGAAGAAACAGAGATCGATTCGCTGCTTTCTGATATTTCAACAGATTCTTTAGATGTTGCACAATCGAATCCATTATTAAGCTTAATGGTACAACCAGGTTTCCAGGGAAGCCCTGTTATTGCAACTTTCGCATTAAAAGATACGGCTGAAGTTAACGGATACCTGAAAATGCCTCAGGTTGTCCAGGCGCGTCCGGCCGAATTAAAAACGGCAAAATTAGTTTGGGGCAAGCCGGCCAAAGATTCTGAACTGGTTGAGCTTTATGCTCTGAAATCTAACAGAGAAGGGATCCCTCCTTTAAGTGGTAGTGTGATTACAGATGCTTCTCAAAGTTATGATTTGGGGAACAGGCCGTCTGTGTCTATGCAGATGGACGGTAAAGGAGCCAGAATCTGGGAAGAACTTACAGGAAAGGCTTTTAGAGAGCAGGGGAACATTGCTATTGTCCTTGATGATATAGTATATTCGGCACCAGGGGTTAGCAGCGGGCCTATTAGCGGTGGAAATTCTGAGATTTCAGGTAATTTCACGCTAAATGAAGCAATTGACTTGGCGAATGTATTAAGAGCAGGTAAGCTTCCTGCTTCAGCAGATATTATTTCGTCAGAAGTAGTAGGGCCTTCATTAGGACATGAAGCGATCAACAGCGGTATGATGTCATTCTTAATAGCAATGATTATTGTATTGGTTTGGATGATTTTCTATTATGGTAAGGCCGGTATCTTCTCTGATATAGCTTTATCGTTCAACATACTTTTAATTTTCGGAGTATTGGCCGGATTAGGTGCGGTTCTTACCTTACCTGGTATTGCAGGTATTGTATTGACCATTGGTATGGCGGTCGATGCCAACGTAATTATTTACGAACGTATCAAAGAAGAAGTATTAAAAGGAAAAGGTAAGAAACAGGCTATCGACGATGGTTTCAAAAATGCATTGTCTTCGATCCTTGATGCAAATATTACTACCGGACTTACGGCATTAATTCTCTTGGTATTCGGTACAGGTCCGATTCAAGGTTTCGCAACTACCTTACTAATAGGTATTATTACTTCATTATTCACAGCTATTTTCGTTACACGTTTGTTAATAGAATGGTATGTAGAGAAGAAAGGAAGATCGTTAGATTTTTATACCGGAGCAACCAAGAACCTATTCAAAAATGTAAATATCGATTTCTTGTCAAAACGTAAAGTTGCATATATCATTTCTGGTATTGCCTTGGTAATAAGTTTAGGGTCGCTATTTAGTTTAGGCCTTAACCAGGGAGTTGATTTCGTAGGAGGACGTTCGTATCAGATCCGTTTCGAACATCCTGTAAATCCATCTGAAATTGATGCGGAACTGGATGCTGTTTTTGGAAGTACGGAAGTGAAAACTTTCGGAGGTCCTAACCAGGTAAAAGTAACTACGAAGTATAAAGTAGATGAAGAAGCAACTGAAGTTGACCAGGAAATTCAACAGAAGTTATACGAGTCACTTCTTAAATATTTACCGGAAGGAACTACTTACGAGCAATTCTTAGGCGGTAGTGAAGATGCTAAGATCGGAATTCTGCAATCTATTAAGGTAGGTCCTACCATTGCAGATGATATTAAGAAAAATGCGGTTTGGGCGATTCTGGGTTCATTAGCGATCGTATTCATGTATATTTTATTGCGTTTTACGAAATGGCAATTCTCTTTAGGGGCTGTAGCAGCTGTTTTCCACGATGTGATTATCGTATTGGGTATCTTCTCATTAACTTATAAGTTCATGCCTTTCAACATGGAAATAGACCAGGCGTTTATTGCTGCCATCCTGACGGTGATAGGTTATTCATTGAACGATACAGTAATTATTTTTGACAGAATCAGGGAGGTTATCAATGAAAAAGGCTGGAGTGCCGGGAACAACGTTAACTTTGCATTGAACAGTACTTTAGGAAGAACATTGAATACATCGATGACTACTTTGGTGGTATTGATCACTATATTCATATTCGGAGGTGAGTCGTTAAGAGGGTTTATGTTTGCAATGATTATAGGTATCGGCGTAGGTACTTATTCTTCATTGTTTATTGCAACTCCTGTAATGTATGACACTCTTAAAAAGTCTGTAACATCAGGGAAGAAAAAAGAGGAATAG
- a CDS encoding HPF/RaiA family ribosome-associated protein — MKIDIQFEKMKTNSYVESLASRKLKDLGEKYDWIFNADVFFKKDNDAKGKGRICKIRLRVPGYDLFASTDDESFEIALAETLKDLERQIRKRKTQMSTH, encoded by the coding sequence ATGAAAATAGATATTCAATTCGAAAAAATGAAAACTAACAGCTATGTAGAAAGCTTAGCTAGCAGAAAATTAAAAGATTTAGGAGAAAAATACGATTGGATTTTTAATGCGGACGTTTTTTTTAAGAAAGATAATGACGCCAAAGGTAAGGGAAGAATTTGCAAAATAAGATTAAGAGTACCGGGCTATGATTTATTTGCTTCTACTGACGATGAATCTTTTGAAATTGCTTTAGCAGAAACTTTAAAAGATCTGGAGAGACAAATACGAAAAAGAAAAACTCAAATGAGTACTCATTAA